One Rhizoctonia solani chromosome 1, complete sequence DNA window includes the following coding sequences:
- a CDS encoding leucine-rich repeat protein, whose protein sequence is MPPPIRCIDEENCRRRSCRFVHPGEPDWPYAIESNLAKKKRAQAAAAGHGSRDTGYESRPKASRESTGRGSITSATSGRGDSGGGKASPERTRATPHHKDGAAQALGVAGVLHIAGDGGQLRPTTVVGGLRLLTQALGTRRLVGGGSLRTVYGATQNPLLAATRRLVRPSPRPSQTSRPHAIRIRRHPKTRIGKGKGKENATERGTELQIEIILADVLPPPANRRASYPPVMNQIAPPSQHSILRSANKNLDTASASAASTTTSQMPISISLPHAVNSSSTPAIPLGFGVPTAPRGAPSVPSAQSSAPPPPPSDTSQTTVPIANSASKSPPQSSGPTKTHALPVRPAGTNDIQPPPSTSTSATPMVLPHGQKSSATPTTSEVPEIAMNQDPPLSVAPGPTPTALSVDRPYEWIESLESLIKQNRVLQNCKLQYARAETQEKMLARLPPGTSKRKVGDSAPSLSDMRRRIETTEAELQVLLGQFASRMEVFYRPTEMIKHVDGGKQDEETLSMARRLSDQVSKLESEMQLLNIGAAKGAEMKKLDETIQTSSQAIKKEREERTKAVEDVKKDFKVLGEDLNRTKVECEHLREELVASGSNFDQVRRDAQAIRDDQVAVKEEVKATKLEAENTKTDVQTVKAKMNEVDQEVTNIKTELERLRTKLATPPPTPPRPSVPSPATTSGKRARNETSGHSPNAMDVDDVLPPAKRARTADPLRPSPFVDSSTPFGSPKPARFDGISRRELSQRIDMLEGLIEGLQGDVRQVETDLQDQIQDITDRMGSSDENNVAVTNAEPPIETRSESAPPGPSTARTMADAPRDGRPRHLREPRSPRRGPHTVAHRRGAFFGRSLGVESLDGAFRHAPRPPIVNGKKTPEPQGDWAVMFKSMQEEQAKMREEMVRERVQQESRMRTMVGRLEQVEEELDKSVKRRDEVERECEVLKSQQAEQRQLLVHLQSVMDNLPKPSNGLLSSEELLQDAMRNGASPVQQELAALRSVTISSHRSSSRTRAPPVAPSEGASTFSYGSDTNSRATTTRTPTRSTKDTTADRSMANPSSREDRDRDRDRDRGHRSDRERRERTERSHHHHHRTISSTTLLLVLSLILAILAVMLSLPSSSRPTPATPGPPPAAPGSSASGAPGPPPPQAHGTEPGYGVPEPTGFWSHLSPKRGKDIVQRESLIAMREAELARREAELLAGPPAAIMPPIVSCPPAPIQTVIDAYTFTVTHTLEPILPPPMPMETATVVKEVEVVREQLEPPPWYRPMNPRFDEVLDREAKVAERERDIAMREDIVGRRENDAGRREGWIMEQLMQLQNEPNIPVMDDEYVYEVPGIRRKLKEVEVVEVPAEPVTSHIYETVTELETIHHISTATVHETTTSVVHAVETSLVITTKTAVQMSTVVQTSVVVSTFIPPVKTVTVPMPAGTRAAPPAPERPKGSPAGPRGPGRTNVVEIATEEEVLIPVEIEETQQIIPPPQATLPPPPPPPPPRDTVTVMHDREYNRQNEPEREREPPQAQAPPPPRHRHLVAPQVEALVANPATSVPSQRVPSARTPTKKKPKDGLAGVVHGS, encoded by the exons TGTATGGGGCAACCCAGAACCCTCTTCTCGCCGCAACTCGTCGTTTGGTGCGCCCAAGTCCCCGACCAAGCCAGACAAGTCGCCCCCACGCCATTCGCATTCGTCGTCATCCAAAGACAAGGATCgggaaagggaaagggaaagagAACGCCACCGAGAGAGGGACAGAGCTGCAGATCGAGATTATTCTCGCCGACGTTCTCCCTCCCCCAGCAAACCGTCGAGCAAGCTATCCTCCCGTGATGAATCAAATCGCTCCCCCAAGCCAACACTCAATACTTCG CTCCGCCAACAAAAACTTGGACACTGCCTCTGCCTCTGCAGCATCGACTACCACCAGCCAAATGCCCATCTCTATATCGCTTCCTCATGCAGTCAACTCATCAAGCACCCCTGCCATCCCCCTGGGCTTTGGTGTGCCAACTGCACCGCGCGGTGCCCCCTCTGTACCTTCTGCCCAGTCCTCAgcgccaccacctccaccctcGGATACGTCCCAGACCACTGTTCCTATCGCCAACTCCGCCTCCAAATCACCACCCCAATCTTCGGGCCCCACCAAAACCCACGCGCTCCCTGTGCGACCAGCTGGCACGAACGATATTCAACCTCCGCCCTCAACTAGTACTTCGGCTACGCCGATGGTGCTGCCTCATGGGCAGAAAAGCTCAGCTACGCCCACGACCTCTGAGGTGCCAGAAATCGCTATGAATCAAGATCCTCCACTTTCGGTAGCTCCTGGTCCAACACCAACCGCTTTGTCTGTTGATCGGCCATATGAATGGATCGA ATCCCTTGAATCTTTGATCAAACAGAACCGTGTTTTGCAAAACTGTAAATTACAGTATGCGCGTGCCGAAACACAAGAAAAGATGTTGGCTCGTCTGC CTCCTGGCACCTCAAAACGGAAGGTGGGCGATAGCGCTCCGAGTTTATCTGATATGCGACGCCGCATTGAGACTACGGAAGCGGAGCTACAGGTTTTGCTCGGTCAGTTTGCGAGTCGCATGGAGGTATTCTATCGCCCGACGGAGATGATCAAACATGTCGATGGGGGCAAACAGGATGAAGAAACGTTGAGTATGGCACGCAGACTATCCGATCAGGTGTCCAAGCTCGAATCGGAGATGCAGTTGCTCAATATCGGTGCGGCCAAGGGTGCGGAAATGAAGAAGCTCGACGAGACAATTCAGACTAGCTCCCAGGCGATTAAGAAGGAACGAGAAGAGCGCACTAAGGCTGTCGAGGATGTAAAAAAGGACTTTAAAGTGTTGGGAGAGGACTTGAACCGGACCAAGGTTGAATGTGAGCACTTGCGTGAAGAGCTTGTCGCCAGCGGATCGAATTTCGATCAAGTCCGACGTGACGCTCAGGCCATACGAGATGATCAAGTTGCGGTCAAGGAGGAAGTCAAGGCTACCAAGCTCGAAGCCGAAAACACCAAGACCGATGTACAGACCGTCAAGGCCAAGATGAACGAGGTCGACCAGGAGGTAACGAACATCAAAACCGAACTGGAGAGACTCAGGACTAAATTGGCAACTCCTCCGCCTACTCCCCCTCGTCCGTCTGTTCCTTCCCCGGCTACGACTTCCGGGAAACGTGCTCGAAATGAGACCAGTGGTCATAGTCCGAACGCAATGGATGTCGATGATGTCCTTCCACCTGCCAAGCGTGCTCGTACAGCCGATCCACTTCGCCCGTCCCCCTTTGTGGACTCGAGCACACCTTTTGGTAGTCCCAAACCGGCGCGCTTCGATGGAATCAGTCGGCGGGAGCTCTCGCAACGTATCGATATGCTCGAGGGTTTGATCGAGGGCCTCCAAGGCGATGTACGCCAAGTCGAAACCGAtttgcaggaccaaatacaAGACATCACCGATCGAATGGGATCATCCGACGAAAACAACGTCGCCGTCACCAACGCCGAGCCTCCAATCGAAACGAGATCCGAGAGCGCCCCGCCTGGTCCCTCGACAGCGAGAACGATGGCGGACGCGCCGCGGGACGGTCGTCCGCGCCACCTTCGCGAACCGCGTTCCCCGCGTCGTGGGCCCCACACCGTTGCCCACCGTCGAGGAGCTTTCTTCGGACG ATCGTTGGGTGTCGAGTCGTTGGATGGTGCATTCAGGCATGCTCCGAGGCCGCCTATCGTTAATGGGAAAAAGACACCGGAGCCGCAGGGGGATTGGGCGGTAATGTTCAAGAGTATGCAGGAGGAACAGGCCAAGATGCGCGAAGAAATGGTGCGCGAGCGTGTGCAGCAGGAAAGTCGGATGAGGACGATGGTGGGTCGACTGGAGCAAGTGGAAGAGGAGTTGGACAAGTCTGTGAAGAGGAGGGATGAGGTCGAGCGGGAATGTGAGGTTCTGAAGAGTCAGCAGGCGGAGCAGAGACAGTTGCTTGTACAT CTTCAATCTGTTATGGACAATTTACCCAAGCCAAGTAATGGTCTGTTGTCCTCTGAGGAATTGTTGCAAGATGCCATGCGCAATGGCGCGTCGCCTGTACAGCAAGAACTCGCTGCACTGC GCTCCGTCACGATTTCGTCCCACCGCTCCTCGTCGCGTACTCGCGCGCCCCCTGTCGCCCCGTCTGAAGGCGCGTCGACTTTCTCCTACGGAAGCGACACCAACTCGCGTGCTACGACTACACGAACTCCCACACGATCCACCAAGGACACTACTGCAGACCGCTCCATGGCCAATCCATCCTCACGCGAGGACCGCGATAGGGACCGCGACAGGGACCGCGGACACCGCTCTGACCGAGAGCGTCGGGAACGTACAGAGCGCTCTCATCATCACCACCACCGCACCATTTCCAGCACTACTTTATTGCTGGTTTTGTCGCTTATTCTCGCTATACTTGCTGTCATGCTGTCACTCCCGAGCTCATCCCGCCCTACTCCCGCTACACCGGGACCGCCTCCTGCTGCACCTGGCTCTTCCGCATCCGGCGCTCCTGGTCCTCCACCCCCGCAAGCACACGGCACCGAGCCCGGCTATGGGGTCCCCGAACCCACCGGATTCTGGTCTCATTTGTCTCCCAAGCGCGGCAAGGATATCGTCCAACGCGAATCTCTCATTGCCATGCGCGAGGCCGAGCTTGCCCGTCGTGAAGCTGAATTACTCGCCGGTCCTCCCGCAGCGATTATGCCGCCCATTGTTTCGTGTCCCCCGGCGCCTATTCAAACTGTCATTGACGCATATACCTTTACCGTCACCCATACCCTTGAGCCTATTCTCCCGCCCCCTATGCCCATGGAGACGGCTACTGTGGTCAAGGAAGTCGAGGTCGTTCGTGAACAGCTTGAGCCTCCGCCGTGGTACCGCCCAATGAACCCGCGTTTTGATGAAGTTCTTGATCGTGAAGCCAAGGTCGCCGAGCGTGAACGTGACATTGCCATGCGTGAAGACATTGTCGGTCGTCGCGAGAACGACGCTGGACGTCGCGAAGGCTGGATCATGGAGCAGCTCAT GCAACTTCAAAATGAGCCCAACATCCCAGTCATGGACGATGAATACGTTTACGAGGTTCCAGGAATCCGTAGAAAACTAAAG GAAGTCGAAGTCGTTGAAGTCCCCGCTGAACCCGTTACCTCTCACATTTATGAAACCGTCACTGAACTTGAAACAATTCACCACATCTCGACCGCTACCGTACACGAAACCACTACTTCTGTCGTCCACGCTGTCGAAACCTCGCTCGTTATTACTACCAAGACTGCCGTACAGATGTCCACCGTCGTTCAGACTTCGGTGGTTGTCTCTACGTTTATTCCTCCCGTCAAGACTGTCACAGTCCCCATGCCTGCTGGAACTCGCGCTGCTCCCCCTGCTCCTGAGCGTCCCAAGGGCTCGCCCGCTGGTCCTCGTGGTCCCGGTCGCACCAATGTGGTGGAGATTGCTACGGAAGAGGAGGTTCTCATCCCGGTTGAGATTGAAGAGACTCAGCAAATCATTCCACCTCCCCAAGCTACTCTTCCTCCGCCTCCTCCGCCTCCGCCACCACGTGACACAGTGACTGTCATGCATGACCGCGAGTACAACCGCCAGAACGAGCCCGAGCGTGAGCGCGAACCACCACAGGCCCaggcacctccaccaccccgCCACCGCCACCTCGTGGCCCCCCAGGTGGAGGCCCTGGTCGCAAACCCCGCAACCAGCGTCCCGAGCCAACGCGTCCCCAGCGCGCGAACCCCAACCAAAAAGAAGCCAAAGGATGGTTTGGCGGGCGTGGTCCATGGTAGTTGA